Proteins from a genomic interval of Candidatus Rubidus massiliensis:
- a CDS encoding queuosine biosynthesis protein QueD gives MTKIACVRKIHFCSGHRVLNHEGKCANAHGHNYYAHIFAEANNLDELGRVIDFSVLKEMIGGWIDKHWDHNFLVCDKDEEMLRALQLITSPKKPFICPFNPTAENMAIYLLEVICPQELKNTNVTVTKVIISETDNCYAEATL, from the coding sequence ATGACAAAAATTGCATGTGTTCGAAAAATTCATTTTTGCTCAGGACATCGCGTTTTAAATCACGAGGGAAAATGTGCAAATGCCCATGGTCATAATTATTATGCGCATATTTTTGCAGAAGCAAACAATTTAGATGAACTGGGGCGCGTGATAGACTTTTCTGTTTTGAAAGAAATGATTGGTGGATGGATCGATAAACACTGGGATCATAATTTCTTAGTGTGTGATAAGGATGAAGAAATGCTAAGAGCTCTTCAATTAATAACTTCACCCAAAAAACCATTTATTTGTCCCTTTAATCCAACAGCTGAAAACATGGCAATCTATTTATTAGAAGTAATTTGTCCTCAAGAGTTAAAGAATACGAATGTAACGGTGACAAAAGTAATTATTTCTGAAACAGACAATTGTTATGCCGAGGCGACGTTATAG
- a CDS encoding putative hydrolase translates to MDILIYEKGIELSKATNALILLHGRGGTASSILPLSEKFCDNTFYIVAPQANNNTWYPYTFLEEEDKNEPWLSNSIHNIKQLIEKIALNIPKKNIFIMGFSQGACLTLEVCGRYPENYGGIIAFTGGLIGKELNISRYKGNFLGTKVFIGNSDKDPHVPLSRSQKTKEIFELLGANVTLKVYPNMPHTINEEEIEWVKTNIFNAHLKKNKAAS, encoded by the coding sequence ATGGACATACTAATTTATGAAAAAGGGATTGAGCTTTCTAAAGCTACTAATGCTTTAATTTTGCTCCACGGAAGAGGTGGCACTGCTAGTAGCATTCTCCCTCTTTCCGAAAAATTTTGCGATAATACATTTTATATCGTAGCGCCTCAAGCTAATAATAATACATGGTATCCTTATACTTTTTTAGAAGAAGAAGATAAAAATGAACCTTGGTTATCAAATTCTATTCATAACATAAAACAATTAATAGAAAAAATAGCCTTGAACATTCCTAAAAAAAACATTTTCATCATGGGTTTTTCACAAGGCGCTTGTCTTACTCTTGAAGTTTGTGGACGTTATCCTGAAAACTATGGCGGTATAATTGCTTTTACAGGAGGCTTAATCGGAAAAGAACTTAATATTAGTCGTTATAAAGGCAATTTTTTAGGAACTAAAGTTTTTATAGGTAACAGCGACAAAGATCCTCACGTCCCTTTAAGTCGTTCCCAAAAAACGAAAGAGATCTTTGAACTTTTAGGAGCTAATGTAACCTTAAAAGTATATCCCAACATGCCCCATACCATAAATGAGGAGGAAATAGAGTGGGTAAAAACCAATATTTTCAATGCTCATTTAAAAAAAAACAAAGCAGCTTCTTAA
- a CDS encoding short chain dehydrogenase: protein MKILIAGATGAIGIPLIKKLVLNNIEVFALTRSIKKKEIIAKLGATPMVVDIFDENNVKQALANCQPDVIVDMLTSLPKNYTPFEMQKAAANDKKIRIEGGLNLLKAAEDLSVTTYIQQSCAFWYEPGSHLATEEDLFAFNATPGIVAGIKVYQEIEQRLLHSSILKKIILRFGFFYGPNTWYAKDGSIADQVKKQAYPIIGKGDGMWNFVHVEDAANAIYLALNAPSIIYNIVSDSPITQADFLNHYANWLAAPEPLRRTIEEETKINGPDSVYYATQLRGASNKKAKNELSFSPRPLEWLKVKS from the coding sequence ATGAAAATTTTAATAGCTGGAGCAACAGGCGCAATTGGTATTCCCTTAATCAAAAAGCTTGTTTTAAATAATATCGAGGTGTTTGCATTAACAAGATCAATTAAGAAAAAAGAGATTATTGCAAAACTTGGCGCCACACCTATGGTTGTGGATATCTTTGATGAAAATAACGTAAAACAGGCTCTCGCTAATTGTCAACCAGATGTAATTGTTGATATGCTTACATCACTTCCAAAAAATTATACTCCCTTTGAAATGCAAAAAGCTGCAGCAAATGATAAAAAAATACGAATAGAGGGAGGATTAAATTTATTAAAAGCTGCAGAAGATTTATCCGTAACGACTTATATACAACAATCTTGCGCTTTTTGGTATGAGCCTGGTAGTCATTTAGCCACAGAAGAGGATTTATTTGCCTTCAATGCTACACCTGGAATTGTTGCTGGTATTAAAGTCTACCAAGAGATAGAACAACGCTTACTACACTCTTCAATTCTCAAAAAAATCATTTTACGTTTTGGCTTTTTTTATGGTCCAAATACATGGTATGCAAAAGATGGCAGCATTGCTGATCAAGTGAAGAAGCAAGCTTATCCAATAATTGGAAAAGGCGATGGTATGTGGAATTTTGTTCACGTTGAAGATGCAGCAAATGCTATCTATTTAGCTTTAAATGCGCCCTCTATTATTTATAATATTGTAAGTGATTCGCCTATCACCCAAGCTGATTTTTTAAACCATTATGCGAATTGGTTAGCTGCACCTGAACCTTTACGCAGAACCATAGAAGAAGAAACGAAAATAAATGGTCCAGATTCTGTCTACTATGCTACTCAATTAAGAGGCGCCTCAAATAAGAAAGCCAAAAATGAACTTTCCTTTTCACCACGACCACTTGAATGGCTTAAAGTCAAATCTTAG
- the folE gene encoding GTP cyclohydrolase 1 gives MFIDIEEEVGFSQNQIDFNLIPSSPFRKNNFSEEQKIQLISYHFEKILEIIGLDLTDDSICKTPHRFAKMLIQELFKGLDERNFPTITTQENKFNYDQMLFEANISIKSVCEHHFAPILGYCHIAYFPKNKVIGLSKLNRVAQYFASRPQVQERMTRQIKEALVQVLETDDIAVVVDAVHLCVRMRGVQDNDALTRTASYGGKFNESEFRREFLSSIPKLTDVKL, from the coding sequence ATGTTTATTGATATAGAGGAGGAAGTTGGGTTTTCACAAAATCAAATCGATTTTAATCTTATCCCAAGTTCCCCATTTCGAAAAAATAACTTTTCGGAAGAACAGAAAATTCAATTAATTTCCTATCATTTCGAAAAAATTTTGGAGATTATAGGTCTTGATTTGACCGACGATTCGATTTGTAAAACTCCTCATCGTTTTGCAAAAATGTTGATACAAGAATTATTTAAAGGATTAGATGAGCGTAATTTTCCAACCATCACGACTCAAGAAAATAAATTCAATTACGATCAAATGCTTTTTGAAGCCAATATTAGCATCAAAAGTGTCTGTGAGCATCACTTTGCTCCTATTTTAGGGTATTGTCATATCGCTTATTTTCCTAAAAATAAAGTTATTGGTTTATCTAAACTAAACCGTGTTGCCCAATACTTTGCCTCTCGTCCTCAAGTTCAGGAGAGAATGACAAGACAAATAAAAGAAGCTTTAGTTCAAGTTCTTGAAACAGATGATATTGCAGTTGTTGTAGACGCTGTTCATCTATGCGTTAGAATGCGAGGTGTGCAAGATAATGACGCTTTAACTCGTACTGCTTCTTATGGAGGAAAATTTAATGAGTCTGAATTTAGGCGTGAATTTTTATCCAGTATTCCAAAGCTTACCGATGTAAAATTGTAA
- the gdhI gene encoding Glucose 1-dehydrogenase 1 — protein sequence MPAKLMGKVAIVTGASKGIGAEIAKHFSKEGASVVVNYSTSQKEAELVVKEIVQNGGKAIAIQANLSKPADIPFLFKETIKQFGKVDILINNAGVYEFKPIEEITEEHYRRLFDLNVLGLVLASKEAVKNFGKDGGVIINISSVASVIARAEASIYSATKAAVDAITKALAKELGPRKIRVNSVNPGLVETEGVHSQGIIESDLRKEVEQKSPLRRIGQPKDIAPIVAFLASEDASWITGETFFVTGGPY from the coding sequence ATGCCTGCAAAATTAATGGGTAAAGTTGCTATTGTAACCGGAGCTTCTAAAGGGATTGGAGCGGAAATTGCAAAACATTTCTCTAAAGAGGGTGCTTCTGTTGTTGTCAACTATTCAACAAGCCAAAAAGAAGCTGAGCTAGTTGTAAAAGAAATTGTTCAAAACGGTGGAAAAGCTATAGCTATTCAAGCAAATCTGTCCAAACCAGCAGATATACCGTTTCTATTTAAGGAAACTATCAAGCAATTTGGTAAAGTTGATATTTTAATTAATAATGCAGGTGTCTATGAATTTAAACCCATTGAAGAAATCACCGAAGAACATTATCGCCGCTTATTCGATTTAAATGTTTTAGGTTTGGTCCTTGCAAGCAAAGAGGCTGTAAAAAATTTTGGCAAGGATGGAGGCGTTATTATTAATATCAGTTCCGTTGCAAGTGTAATAGCTCGCGCGGAAGCCTCGATATATAGTGCTACAAAAGCGGCTGTTGACGCTATTACAAAAGCATTAGCAAAAGAATTAGGCCCAAGAAAAATTCGTGTAAATTCTGTAAATCCAGGTCTCGTGGAAACCGAAGGTGTCCATTCACAAGGAATTATTGAAAGTGATCTTCGTAAAGAAGTGGAGCAAAAAAGTCCTTTAAGAAGAATTGGCCAACCAAAAGATATTGCACCAATTGTTGCTTTTTTAGCATCAGAGGACGCTTCATGGATCACAGGTGAAACTTTCTTTGTTACGGGAGGACCTTACTAG